A region from the Triticum aestivum cultivar Chinese Spring chromosome 3D, IWGSC CS RefSeq v2.1, whole genome shotgun sequence genome encodes:
- the LOC123079746 gene encoding transcription initiation factor TFIID subunit 12b translates to MADPPSVAAIASPQPDQLGGSASAPQNSNPNSLLSPQIPPSPTVSDLSVISSPQLDPAAAAAGGGSADFPPRPQQLQAPSPTQAVAGAGGYGQIQRSGSASRLAAVSQLPQYSAATARMYGGQMSFSGGGAQLGQQQQLAARAAMLGQGQLGMMQGQGSAASAAHYGLQSQMMAQPRQKGMVQGAQFNTANAAQALQGMQSMGVMGTLGMNQMRPNGTIPYAQQRFAQAQMRPQQASQQAALSPQKGVAQGLSRTASITGLNSQLPGVSQNGQMMQMSPSQQQQQWLKQMQSSLASPSQHQIQQQQRMLLMQQLQKGLTPHQIAQAQQQHSPHLNAQQLLQQQHIMQQLQQQQQQQSPRMSASGSQKSANLTGSQPGTPLSGGTMAGGSGSQGAEGTNQLLGKRKIQDLVAQVDPLGKLDPEVEDLVLEIADDFIESVTAFACTLAKHRKSSVLEAKDVLLHLQRNWHLTVPGFSKEDKHPQRNYVKAVVDPQQPECDAAGVRSASNKLVANNSIANHQTRGPVADPSATSTVGPLSKVPRF, encoded by the exons ATGGCGGATCCGCCGTCCGTGGCCGCCATCGCCTCGCCGCAGCCCGACCAGCTCGGCGGCTCAGCCTCCGCCCCGCAAAACTCCAACCCTAACTCCCTCCTGTCCCCCCAAATCCCGCCCTCCCCCACCGTCTCCGACCTCTCCGTCATCTCCTCCCCGCAGCTCGATCCAGCCGCGGCAGCTGCGGGCGGAGGGTCCGCGGACTTCCCGCCTCGTCCGCAGCAGTTGCAGGCGCCTTCGCCCACGCAGGCAGTGGCCGGCGCCGGAGGCTACGGCCAGATCCAGCGctcgggttcggcttcccgcctcgcCGCTGTCAGCCAGCTTCCACAATACTCCGCGGCAACGGCCAGGATGTACGGAGGGCAGATGAGCTTCTCAGGTGGCGGAGCGCAGctggggcagcagcagcagctggcggCCCGCGCTGCAATGCTTGGTCAGGGGCAGCTGGGGATGATGCAAGGGCAGGGCAGCGCGGCTTCTGCTGCACACTACGGGCTCCAGTCACAAATGATGGCACAG CCAAGGCAAAAAGGCATGGTACAAGGTGCACAATTTAATACTGCCAACGCAGCTCAAGCGTTGCAAGGGATGCAATCCATGGGAGTCATGGGTACTTTGGGGATGAACCAGATGAGACCAAATGGAACTATTCCATATGCTCAACAACGCTTTGCCCAGGCCCAAATGAGGCCGCAGCAAGCGTCGCAGCAAGCTGCACTATCTCCGCAG AAGGGAGTTGCTCAAGGCTTGTCGAGAACAGCATCGATCACAGGATTAAACTCACAACTGCCTGGAGTGTCACAGAATGGGCAGATGATGCAAATGTCACCTTCGCAACAACAGCAGCAGTGGTTGAAGCAAATGCAATCATCTTTGGCCTCGCCATCTCAACATCAAATTCAGCAGCAGCAAAGGATGCTATTGATGCAACAACTTCAGAAAGGACTGACTCCACACCAGATTGCACAAGCCCAACAACAGCATTCACCGCATCTCAATGCCCAGCAGTTGTTGCAACAGCAGCACATTATGCAGCAgcttcagcagcagcaacagcaacaatcTCCAAGGATGTCAGCATCTGGCTCCCAGAAGTCTGCAAACTTGACAGGATCGCAGCCGGGCACGCCTTTGTCAGGGGGGACTATGGCTGGTGGAAGTGGAAGTCAAGGAGCAGAAGGAACTAACCAACTTCTTGGGAAGAGAAAAATACAAGACTTGGTTGCACAG GTGGATCCCCTCGGCAAACTTGATCCAGAAGTGGAAGATTTGGTTTTAGAGATTGCTGATGACTTCATTGAATCG GTGACTGCATTTGCGTGTACCCTGGCAAAGCACAGGAAGTCATCCGTTCTGGAAGCCAAGGATGTGTTGCTGCACTTAC AGAGAAATTGGCATCTGACAGTTCCTGGTTTTTCGAAGGAAGACAAGCATCCACAGAGAAATTAT GTAAAGGCAGTAGTGGATCCCCAACAGCCAGAGTGTGACGCTGCTGGAGTTAGAAGCGCAAGCAATAAATTAGTTGCTAATAATTCAATTGCCAACCATCAGACAAGAGGTCCGGTTGCAGATCCTTCAGCAACATCTACAGTGGGTCCTCTGTCAAAAGTTCCTCGTTTCTGA